TATTATTTTATTGTGCTAATTTGTTTTGTTTTCCTTTATAATAAAGTAATAAAAAGAAAAATCGAAAGAGGATCAAAGATGGGAGGAGGGAGCAATAATAGTCACAATATTGACAACGGGAAGTACGTGAGGTACACTCCTGAACAAGTAGAAGCTCTGGAGAGACTCTACAATGACTGTCCTAAACCGAGCTCTATGCGTCGCCAACAGCTAATACGTGAATGTCCTATCCTCTCCAACATTGAACCTAAACAGATCAAAGTCTGGTTTCAGAACCGCAGGTACATTCTTCTTAATTATCATCATCATTTCTTGACACCCAAGAAACTCTCAAGTTTGTAAGATTTATTGACTCTTGTTATTACTATGAGCTTGCAGGTGTAGAGAGAAGCAGCGGAAAGAAGCGTCGCGGCTTCAAGCTGTGAATAGGAAGCTAACGGCGATGAACAAGCTTTTGATGGAAGAGAATGATAGGTTGCAAAAGCAAGTGTCTCACTTGGTTTATGAGAACAGCTATTTTCGCCAACATCCTCAAAACGTATACATATTAACTCATCTTTTGATTCTTCACCTAAAACTTGACGAGTAAGTTATGTAATTAATAGTCTCAATCTGGTTTCTTGTGATTGTGATTGTGATTGGGGAACAACAGGGAAACTTGGCAACCACGGATACTAGCTGTGAGTCAGTGGTGACAAGTGGTCAGCACCACTTGACCCCTCAACACCAGCCTCGCGATGCTAGTCCCGCTGGGTAAGCTAAAGTCAATAATCCTTTTTCATACTTATTGGCAGTGCAGTCTCAAATTATCTTTGCACCATGTTCAAACATTTTTTTATTAACGGTATATTTAAAGAAATAATGATATTTTTTAAAAAAGTTGATAGCTTAACGTATAGAGGTTAACTTTGTTTTGAAATTATAGGCTGTAAATTTAGAAATATAATAAAATTTTATTCTAATTATATATTTATTTGAAAAAAGATTAAAATATATATTATGCTAAAAGATGGACCCTGCTTCTTGGGTTTTTTTTTAAAAGAAATGATATATAAATTCTCAATGAACCTTTTGTGTTTTTCTTCAGACTATTGTCCATTGCGGATGAAACTTTAACAGAGTTCATTTCAAAGGCCACTGGAACCGCTGTCGAGTGGGTCCAAATGCCTGGGATGAAGGTACTTTACATAAGTCTCTAGCTTGTCTTTTAGTCTATGATTCAACCATCCTTCATTGCTTTACGTACTGACAAATGTATCTGCAGCCTGGTCCGGATTCCACTGGAATCGTTGCTATTTCTCATGGATGCACGGGAATAGCTGCTCGTGCTTGTGGCCTCGTGGGTCTTGATCCCACAAGAGTACGTATTCTCACTTCTTTCTAACTATTACTTCCTCATCAATCAACCAAGAACGTGTATAACACTTCTGTTTTTTATCCCTCAGGTCGCAGAGATCCTGAAAGATCGGCCTTGTTGGTTGCGTGATTGTAGATCTCTTGATATCGTTAACGTCCTCTCCACTGCAAATGGTGGAACCCTAGAACTAATCTACATGCAGGTATTGATGAGTGATGATCAAGAAACCTAAGAAATTGAATCAGAACGAAACTAAAACTTCCTCCTTTTTTATTTTCGTTCTTTCTTGTGAAAGATGTATGCACCCACAACATTGGCACCAGCTCGTGATTTCTGGATGCTACGTTACACGTCTGTAATGGAAGATGGGAGTCTTGTGGTATATACTTATGAAACCATATTCCTCATGTCATTCTCTTTTGTTTCTATGTTTGGATCATTTGATGACATTGAATTAATCGATGCAGATATGTGAACGGTCGTTGAACAATACACAAAACGGGCCGAGTATGCCTCCATCTCCTCATTTCGTTAGAGCAGAGATATTACCAAGTGGCTACCTCATTAGACCCTGTGAAGGAGGTGGATCTATTCTCCACATTGTTGATCATTTTGATCTTGAGGTACAAAGCCTTCACTCGATTATACATCCTTGTAATTTTATTTTATTTGTTTCTTCTTTCACAAGAAACCCAACTCATGAGTCTGAAACTGAAGTGTTTCCTCTGTTTCTCCACTTCAGTTTTTGTTCTTTCCACATTTCAATCTTCATTTCTTCTTATGTAAGTTTTTTTTTAAAATAATGTTAAATAAGCTTAGTTTAAATTTTCTGTAGCCATGGAGTGTACCAGAAGTTCTTCGCTCTCTTTATGAGTCTTCAACGTTACTAGCCCAAAGAACAACCATGGCGGTAAGATTCCTAAACCACTTTGTGTTTGAAATTATCGCAACCTTCTTCTTGAAAAAACAATATGTAAGTAAGAACTTGTGGTTTCTTTATGCTATTTACAGGCCCTACGCTACTTGAGACAAATATCTCAAGAGATTTCACAGCCTAACGTATCCGGTTGGGGACGAAGACCAGCGGCTCTTAGAGCACTTAGCCAAAGACTCAGCAAGTAATTTAAAAGCTTCTCACACTTCTCTTTACCTTCAAAATCACTTTAAAACATGTCTTCTAAAACTCAAATTGTTTCTTATACTCTCAGAGGATTCAATGAAGCAGTCAATGGCTTTAGTGATGAAGGCTGGTCGATGCTAGAGAGAGATGGTATCGATGATGTTACTCTTCTTGTGAACTCCTCTCCTACTAAGATGATGATGACTTCAAGTCTCCCATTTTTAAATGGCTTCACTTCTATGCCTAGCGCGGTTTTATGTGCCAAAGCTTCCATGTTATTACAAGTAATAAGCTCATTGAATCTCAAAATTAAGATTCTCAATTTCCTCCTTTTTTATCCATCATTAAGGGTATTTTTTTGTTTGTGTAGAATGTTCCACCCTCGATTCTTCTGCGATTCTTGAGGGAACATAGGCAAGAATGGGCAGATAATAGCATCGATGCATATTCGGCTGCAGCCATCAAAGCAGGGCCTTGTAGCTTACCAATCCCTCGCCCAGGGAGCTTTGGAGGTCAAGTCATTCTTCCTCTAGCTCACACTATAGAGAATGAAGAGGTAAGTGGACTAAGGTTTCCTCAAAATCAAATCAATATAACTAGTTTTTTTTGGTTCAATTCAATATAACTATATGTTTTAATTTGTGAAAATTATAATAACCTAAACTTGTGCTTTTTCCGCCTTTTGTTTATGGCAGTTCATGGAAGTGATTAAGCTTGAGAGCTTGGGGCATTACCAAGAAGATATGATGATGCCTGCGGATGTCTTCCTTCTACAAGTAAGACCTAATTGTTTCAAACGTTAATATTTGTGTCTATGTTTGTTTGTATTTACATGCAAAAAATATTTCTCAATAAACTTCACATCTTTAAAAAAAATACAAATTCAACATAATAATTGAAAACTAAATCACTTCTTCATTTTCTTTGGATTAGTTTTGAGTTTCCTGAGAAGATTCATCTTCTTGCAACTAATTATTCTTATGATTCTAACATAAAATTTATGGTTTAATGATTTAGATGTGCAGTGGGGTGGATGAGAACGCAGTTGAATCTTGCGCAGAGCTTATATTTGCACCAATTGATGCCTCATTCTCTGATGATGCCCCAATCATCCCTTCAGGATTCCGCATCATTCCACTAGATACCAAATCAGTACGTGCAGTCCATATCAGAATCACAATCAATAATCAATAACTTCAGTCAAATCAAATACTAATTGAATCCAAATAATTTTGTTATAGGAGGGAGTGAGTCCTAACCGAACGCTAGCCCTAGCGTCGGCTCTAGACGTAGGGAGCAGAACAGCCGGAGACTCTTGTGGAAGCAGAGGAAACACAAAGTCAGTGATGACAATAGCATTTCAGCTAGCTTTTGAGATGCATATGCAAGAGAATGTAGCTTCAATGGCTAGACAATATGTGAGAAGTGTGATCGCATCGGTCCAACGAGTGGCGCTTGCTCTCTCTCCTTCTTCTCATCAGCTAAGTGGCGGCCTGCGTCCACCACCTGCATCACCAGAAGCACACACACTCGCTCGTTGGATTTCTCATTCATATAGATGTTACCTTGGCGTTGAACTACTTAAGCCTGATGGAACCGATCTTCTCAAGTCTCTTTGGCACCACCCTGACGCCCTCATGTGTTGTTCACTCAAGGTACTTTGTTTTCATTAGCGTTAGCACGCATCATCATATAAATTATAAATTTTATAGACGAGGTATTAAAAATCGGTATTATGGACCGCTGAAACTGCTCGCCCCTCCTGATTTGGACTTAGCAACTCGTCTAGGTCTCCAATATATTTAGAATATATAAAAATAGGAAATGTGAAGGAAAGTAACCATAGAACACTAAAACCAATGGATGTTTTGGTGTTCTTGGTACTATTAAACATGATTTGCTCTTTGCAATATTTTAATAAATAATGCCTAATACATTGGTTTTGAAAATTATAACTTTGCTAATGAGGAATGTGGACTGGTTTGATCATTGCAGGCCTTACCGCCAGTATTCACATTTGCGAACCAGGCTGGTTTAGACATGCTGGAGACAACATTGGTGGCACTTCAAGATATTACTCTCGAGAAAATCTTCGACAACAATGGGAAGAAGACATTATGCTCCGACTTCCCTCAGATCATGCAACAGGTACTTTAAATCGTCATTATTTAAATTTAGCAAAAAAAAGAAAGAAAATCGTCATAATTTATTTTTCAACAAACAAAATAAAAAGGTTGAAACATTGGCGTAACGGTGCAATGTGGGTCCAATAAAAATTTCAGGGGTTTATGTGTATTGATGGAGGAATATGCATGTCAAGCATGGGAAGAGCAGTAACGTACGAAAAAGCTGTTGCATGGAAAGTGTTAAACGACAACGAAGATCCTCATTGTATCTGCGTCATGTTCCTCAACTGGTCTTTTATCTGAATTTTTTGAAGTTTTTCGTTAATTATCGAAATACAGAAAAACCTTTTCTTCAGAGATATATTTATATATACTCTTAACTACTCCTATTAGTTAATTTGTATTTAGTTATATATCCGGAGAGTGACTATCATCTCTAGTTTCCAGAGGTTTTATTTTCTTTACTTGTCTTTCCAAAACTCCTGTAACAAAATGTTTAGCAATCTTTCAGAAATTTCAACAGTTTTTCTGGGGATATTCCACAAGTATTTTTTTATGAGTAGTTAGTAGTATGTTTTTAGACACTTTTACGTTAGCAGGATAAGCCAACAGTGGTTGAAATTTATTTATTTTTGACAAGAGTATTAACGAGTACGTATGGCCGAAGGAAAGTCCAAATAAGCTCATGGACAAATTAAAACCCGACAAGGAAGAACATTGACGTATAGCGATTCCCACCATATATCATTTTGAAATGGAATGAGTATCTTTTGGCATTAAACTTGGTATTTAATGCCATTATTTCCAACAAAATTTTAAAGATAATGTTTCTGTGGTTAATACTACTCTCTCTATTTTAACAAATAGATTCTTTTAGTATTTACACACGTACTCCATATAGTCCCTCCATTTCACCAAAAATATTATTTTGATATTTTCACACAAATTAAGATTAAAATGCATTTAAGTTATTATTAGTCACTCTTATTCAACCAATATTATTTGAGATAAATGAAGTTATATATAAAATTAATGCATTTTAATTGATACTCCATTTACGTTGAAATTCTAAAATGACACTTTTGTATAACAAGAAAAAAAGTTAAAATGATATTTTTTCAAAAAAAAGAGGGAGTATAAAATAAAATTATAACTAATTTATACTAAAAATCAATAGTGATTGAATAAGTTATTTTTCAGTAATAACCAAATTTCTTTAAATAATAGTAACTCATTATAACTAGTTAAGAAAATACATATAAAAAGTTAAGAATATATATTGTATGGAACAAAAAGGTAACAAATCTTCTTCATTTTTGTCAACAAACTTCTTTCTTAGAAAACAAAAGGAATATATGGTTAGTATTCTTTTATAATATTTTTTTGGAATATCTTTATTGTTTGAAAATCAGCTGTAATGAACGTATAAATCAAGCGAAAATGAAATGGAGCAGACTATAACGAACAAATTACTTGTAATTAGATTACTAATCAGCAATCCAGAAAAATGAAATGCCATAAAACCATAGAACGCACCATGTCAAATGTTTCTTTAATTCACTTTTTATTACGATAAGTTGAAAACCACGCATGAAATACAATGAGCTTTCACAACATACACAAAGGGTTTAGAGCAACATTATCGCCGTATAACATACGGCGTCCTTAGCATAATAGAATTAAATGAAAATCAAAAAGAGTGAATTAAGCGTGGGACGTCCCTTAGTTAAGATGTGTTGGGGACGTCCTTAACACGCACGTGTCGCGATGGGAATGGCCGATGATTTCTAGGACAAATCTCGTTGACTCCGTCCTTCATTTCGTGTCGGTGAACTCGCGGCGTGTTGCTCCAAGGCGATCGAGAGTGCGATCTCTTCCATCTCTTCCGTTTATCTCGCGCCATCTCTTCCATCGCTTCTCTCTTCCCAGAGGGTCTCTCGCGACGTCGATCAGTTCTCTCTCCCGTCGGCGGATCTATCTCCACGGCGATTCTCTCGCGACTTTGCTTCTCTCTCGCGGCGGTTCTGTCTGGACGGCGCATCGGTAAGGACAGTACTCCTCTACTTGATATCGAACGCAGCAGAGAGGATCCGTGGTCTCACCGACAGTGTTTCACTGAATACGAAGGAGAAGAAGGTCTGTGTTCCTCGAGCTTATAGAGTATTTATATTTTTTTGTTCTCGTTCTCGATCTACTGCCTTGGATTAGGATTCTTTTGTCGTTGTAGCTATAGGGTTTTCAAAATTTGGAATCTTGTTTGTGAAATGTGTTGTCGATGTAGCTATAGGGTTTTAAATATTTGAAATCGTCTTTGTAATATGAGTTGCTATTTCTCATCGTCTTCGTGAATGTTGTTTTCAAAAGCATTACGGTTTTGTAGTGTGATTATTTTTGAATTAACGTTTGCTAAAGCATTACGTTTGGAGTGTGATGATTTTTGATTGAATGTTTTATGCAAATATAATCGTGTGTGTGCTTCTAGTGTGACTGATTTTTGATTGAAGGTTTTGTAGTGTGAGTTATTTTTGATTGAATGTTGAAACTGATATATGCTTTTTTCTTTTGATTGTGAGTGAGCTATTAGGTTAAGTTGGAGGGGCTGTCAATAACCCGGAAGATAAACAAGTTTAAAGAACAAGCATTTCATCCAAACTACAAGGTAATTCACTTTCACTTGAACTACAATACTTGGTAGTAGGCATGAATTGATAAGTCGGATTTAATACTTGTAGGCATGAACTCTGATTAGACTTTAGTAGGCTTGGTTGGTTGTGTTAGTTAATGGACTTGTAGGAAAGTAAAAGAATTGAATTGTGTGATGTAGTGAGATAATAATAGTCGTGGGCATGAACTACGTCTGTTTGCAACCAAATCATGTATTCTCTGATGAAGTGAGATGATANNNNNNNNNNNNNNNNNNNNNNNNNNNNNNNNNNNNNNNNNNNNNNNNNNNNNNNNNNNNNNNNNNNNNNNNNNNNNNNNNNNNNNNNNNNNNNNNNNNNNNNNNNNNNNNNNNNNNNNNNNNNNNNNNNNNNNNNNNNNNNNNNNNNNNNNNNNNNNNNNNNNNNNNNNNNNNNNNNNNNNNNNNNNNNNNNNNNNGGAAAGTAAAAGAATTGAATTGTGTGATGTAGTGAGATGATAATAGTCGTGGGCATGAACTATGTCTATTTGCAACCAAATCATGTATTCTCTGATGAGTGAGATGATAATCTAGTTTGTTCTCAACCAGATCCTGTTTTATTTTTTAGGTTAGGTCATTATGGTGACAAGACGTGTAATAACTCTGATTTGACTTTCGTATAGTAGTTTATGGTTAGGTCATTATGGTAGGAACTTATTAGAGTTCCTATTAAACATCTACCATCCTTCAACCAATCCTTCAATCTCCATCATCTTCTTTCTCTCTTCTCTAGCTGCAACCCGACAGAACTTCCCTTTCTCTTCTACATTCCCTTTTCTCTTTTTTCTTCTATGGATCCGAGGATTCCATATAGCCAATCTTCTGGCTATATTGGCCTTCTTAATAGTCAACACG
The DNA window shown above is from Brassica oleracea var. oleracea cultivar TO1000 chromosome C3, BOL, whole genome shotgun sequence and carries:
- the LOC106328424 gene encoding homeobox-leucine zipper protein ATHB-8, with protein sequence MGGGSNNSHNIDNGKYVRYTPEQVEALERLYNDCPKPSSMRRQQLIRECPILSNIEPKQIKVWFQNRRCREKQRKEASRLQAVNRKLTAMNKLLMEENDRLQKQVSHLVYENSYFRQHPQNGNLATTDTSCESVVTSGQHHLTPQHQPRDASPAGLLSIADETLTEFISKATGTAVEWVQMPGMKPGPDSTGIVAISHGCTGIAARACGLVGLDPTRVAEILKDRPCWLRDCRSLDIVNVLSTANGGTLELIYMQMYAPTTLAPARDFWMLRYTSVMEDGSLVICERSLNNTQNGPSMPPSPHFVRAEILPSGYLIRPCEGGGSILHIVDHFDLEPWSVPEVLRSLYESSTLLAQRTTMAALRYLRQISQEISQPNVSGWGRRPAALRALSQRLSKGFNEAVNGFSDEGWSMLERDGIDDVTLLVNSSPTKMMMTSSLPFLNGFTSMPSAVLCAKASMLLQNVPPSILLRFLREHRQEWADNSIDAYSAAAIKAGPCSLPIPRPGSFGGQVILPLAHTIENEEFMEVIKLESLGHYQEDMMMPADVFLLQMCSGVDENAVESCAELIFAPIDASFSDDAPIIPSGFRIIPLDTKSEGVSPNRTLALASALDVGSRTAGDSCGSRGNTKSVMTIAFQLAFEMHMQENVASMARQYVRSVIASVQRVALALSPSSHQLSGGLRPPPASPEAHTLARWISHSYRCYLGVELLKPDGTDLLKSLWHHPDALMCCSLKALPPVFTFANQAGLDMLETTLVALQDITLEKIFDNNGKKTLCSDFPQIMQQGFMCIDGGICMSSMGRAVTYEKAVAWKVLNDNEDPHCICVMFLNWSFI